AATTATACTTTGTTATCTATAAAATTTCATCTTTTAGAAAAAATggcaaattacaaattacccaTTTGTGGTTTGgctaaaatttaaattgcctacttgtaatttgaaatttgacactttacctacCTGAAAGTAGCTCAATTAGAGTTCTGTAACATTCCTCTGTTAAAAATATGgctaaatatattattttgctCCACTtctatgtctctctcctccaaaaatacaaaaaataaaaataaaataaaaatacaagatcaaataagatcAAAAAGAATCTAGCGAAACACTTTTATCATAAGAtttcaaattacaagtaaacaatttaaatttcggtcaaaccTTAGGTGggtaaaatttcaaattttaaactacaagtaggcaacttaaatttaaactaacTTACAGGTAGGTAAGTTATAATTTGCTCAAAAAGGCTATTACTTTCTTGTCACCGGGAAACTCCTATTCTACTATGACATTAATGCCCCCATTTGCCAGAAAAACTAATGTAGATTCATGATATTGCAAAACTTATTGTAAACCTCACACGCACGTtctggtttttaaaaaatatatatataagtggtCCCTAGAGTCAAATTCTCTTGTATCCATAAAGTGACTAAAATTGACATTGTAATGGATAAAAATTAACTTAAtacaataaatttctttattgaCAGAGAATCACAAACAAGAAGCAAGGAATGGTCCCATTATGGTGCTTACAAACAAAATGTCCAAATACTGCTCTATCTTAGATCGAGGATGTAAGGATCATTCCTAACCCATAAGGCCTCTCAAACCAAGGTGAGAACCCTCTCAAACCAAGGTGAGAGTTCTCTTCTATTTAGGTTGCATTTGGTATTGGTTTGAAAATTCagttattttactatttagcttatttttgctactatttaagttattttttgtactatttatgggtctcactgtactatttcagttaccTTTGagctttatttacagtactttcaataaaaaagttttcaatttcagctaaataaaatattcccaagcagactctctctctctctctctctctctctctctctctctctctctctctctctctctctctctctctctctctctctctctctctctctctctctgtgtgtgtgtgtgagagccTCCtatatttatagaaaatataggAGCTAATCTTCTTAGTCATGGGGGGATGAGTAGTAGTTCCAATCACATCTCCCTCTCTATGTTGGTAGGCTGTGGGATGAGTTAGTGCATGGTTGTAATTAATGTGGAGATGACAATTAACTTCTTGAGGTGCAATATGATGACAGATCACGAGAAATTGGAGAGTTTTTGAGGTCCCCTTTTTCAATCTGAAACTAGCTTGTTTCATGGGACTACAAGATCAACCCTACAAAGTATGGTCAATGACCTTGGCTATACTTGTCTAATTTTAAACACACTCAAATGACCATTAAGACGTAATCACACAGGGTGTGGCTTGATGATAGGAGTCTTCGTTCTACACCTAGAGAGGAGTAGTTCAAGTGATAGCCCTAGTAAGGCCGTGTGGTATACGTGTTATTACCCATTACCGTCACGTGACGTAGGGTCAATGAGCCCACACCGAagacccccttttttttattcagcaaaaaaaaaaaaaaaaaaaagaccattaAGAcgtcaattttttcttttagtgaAGTGGAGACTTGGGTCCTACAATGCCTGTTTGTTTCCGCTTTTTGGACTCAAAAGACACGTTATCAGTCCAAAACGTGAGCTTTATGGGTTTGGTAAAATTTTACCATCTCCAAAATGTGATTTTCTGCATTTTCGCATAACGCCTGCTGAGTTGCAATTGCAAAACATGAAAGTCGTGTCGAATGTGTTAAAACGTTACAGTTGAAATGGTGTTGCCAAGCCACTTGAGGACATAGCCACTAGGAGAGTCATGCAGCCACGCACGCTCTCTAGAGAAGAGGAGGCCGAGCTCACCCGTAGCAATAAGAAAGTGAAAGACACCAGTCACGCCGAGTTTAATGGTGGAAATCTTCCTGAGTCTCCACCACCAGAACAACAGTTTTCCGAAAAcaatgggtccgtttggatagaacttattactgaaaactgaaaacactgtaataaaataatttttaaagaggtaaaaatcactgttcattccAAAAGTTCATAAAATCACGTTCAATGAAAAAACAcgggttgaaaaaaaaaaaaaagcaaaacttgGACGTGGACgggctatccaaacgccctcaatATCAAATCATCGTTCAAGGATAAGCTCATTGGAGAAATACCGGGGGCTTAcgcacatgcttttgatttggCTGACCAAATGGAAGAGGATAGCGACTCAGATAATGACTTTGATGAAATCAACAGCTCCAGTCGTGAAGGAGTAGTGAAATTTAAGCTATCCAAGGAGACAAAGAGACGCATACGAGGGCCATGGGCAAAGGCCATCATTGTCAAGCTTGTTGGGAAAACAGTGGGTCTAAACTTCATGCAAAGCAAACTTAATCAGATATGGAGACCTGAAGGGCGTTTAGACTGCGTTGATCTCACCTATGGGTTCTTCCTAGTTAAATTCTATTCCAAGGATGACCTTGAGAAGGTGATTAAGAGGGGTCCATGGTTCATTGGAAACCACTTTCTCTCCTTGAGACCATGGGAGCCATTTTTTAAACCATCGTCTACAACGATGTCGTCTGTAGCTATTTGGATTAGGCTCAATGAGCTTCCAATCGAACTCTACGAAACAGAGGTGCTGAAGGACATTGGAGAAGCTATTGGGAAGGTATTGAGAATCGACTCTCATATAGCCATGGAGGCACGAGGAAGGTACGCCAGGCTTTGTGTTTAGATAGATATCAACAGACCCCTTATCAATACCATCCTCATCGGTCAGTTTGAACAAGCGGTTACCTATGAGGGCATCCATAGGCTGTGTTTTTCTTGTGGAAGAGTAGGCCATAAAGTCGATTCTTGTCCGTACACAATCTGCAAGGAGAAAGAACCATTAGCGCCGACGGAGGAGGTACAAGGTGCTCAGGCAAACATCAACGGCGCTGGTCAGCCCAACGACATGCACAACGCATGTGAGGAAACGGACAAAGATGGGTGGTGTATGGGCCTTGGATGATTGTGAGTAGGAAACGGCAAGGCCAGAAAGGGACAAGGTCGGGTACAGGAGCTGCTAGCAACACTACTGAGTTTTCAGCACACCATATTGGTCCGAAAAATTCGGACAGAGGTGAAAAAGAaatttctagagagaatttctGAACTGATTCTATTTCATTGAAATCAGATAATGATAATTACAAGCTATGattgctatatatatacatgcataCAAGAGAGTAAAATGGGCGCTGAAAACACTCTGCTCTAACTAACTTTCTAACAGCTATCTAAACAGTATAACTACCAACACTTATAACTACACCAATAAATACATGACAGCTGGAGATCTAAACAACTAAGTCACATGCATCTTTTCTTCACACGTGCTGATACACCAATTTGTACTGTGTCGTTTTCCTTCTCCTGTTTTGATCTTGAACGTCGTTTTGCCTCTGTTTCTTTGTGCTGTCTACTGCTTGCATCAGtctcaacactccccctcaagtcaTGAGCCTTAGGTTCAGTGACTTGGACTAAGGAAGCTGACTTCACTTGCCTTGGAATGAAAATATCCCTTAGacccaatttgattgataatcgtGCAAAAGATGAATACCCTAAAGCCTTGGTAAAGATGTCAGCCACTTGTGAATTAGTAGCTACATGAAAAGTCTTAATCATGCCTTCCATAATTTTATCTCTCACCAGATGGCAATCCACCTCAATGTGTTTTGTCCTCTCATGGAAGACCGGATTGGCAGCTATGTATAATGCTGCCTGATTGTCACAAAACAGCATTGCCTTAGAATGATTGACCTTCAAATCCTTAAGTAGTTGCAAAATCCAAGTGATTTCACAAGCTACACTAGCCATTGCCCCGTACTCGCCTCGGTGAGGATCTTGACACCACCCCCTTCTTAGATCTCCAAGACACTAAAGAATCACCTAAGTAGATCGCATAACCGATTAAGGATCTTCTCGGTGTCGGGGCGGCCGCCGATCGGCATCACGAAGGCCTTAATGTGCAAATCGAATTACTTGGAAAGAAAAGACCCTTGCACGGTGAATCCCTTGATGTATTGCGGCACCCTATTAGCTGCAAGCAAGTGAGGTTCTCTGGTCGAGATGTGACTTAACCTATGAACAAGATAGGTAATGTCGCCCGGTTAGTGGTCAAATACAACAATCTTCCAATTAGTCTTCTCGTACCGTGCAGGTTCTCAAGAAGCTTGCCTTCATACTTAGATAATTTCGATTTTGCTCCATAGGAAACTTGACAGTTTAGAACCAATGAATCCCAGTATCCTTTAGAATTTCTAAAGCATACTTTCTTTGGTTTAAGCCGATCCCCGCTTCGAGTTCTAGCTACCTCAAGTCCTAAGAAATACCTCAAAGTACCAAGGTCCTTTAAACCAAACTTAGCATCAAGCACCTTCTTCAAAGTAGCAACACAAAGGGATCATTTCCAGTCAATaaaatgtcatccacatataccaaGAGAACCGTAAAAGAAGAACCTTGAGTATGTGTAAACAAAGAGTAATCGATCCGGATTGAATGAAACCCATCTCACAGAATAGTGGTTGAAAACTTATCAAACCATTGTCGAGAGGCCCGTTTAAGACCATAAAGACTTTTATTCAACTTGCAAACCAGATTAGTTGCCCCTTGCCGTGAAATCCAGGTGGAAGACACATATAAACATCCTCAAGCAAGTCTCCATGGAGAAATGCATTGTTAACATCTAATTGATACAAGGACCAATTCGTTCACGCACAAAGAAAGAACAAGCTGACAAGAACAGACTTGACAACAAAGTGAAAAAAAGTCTCAGAATAGTCTAGTCCAAGCTGCTGAGTGAAACCCTTGGCAACTAAGCGAGCTTTGTACCTTTCAATTGAGCCATCAGCATGATACTTGATCCTATACACCCATTTACAACCAATGGGAGTCTTGCCAGGAGGTAGAGTAGTTAGAGTCCAAGTGTCATTGAGTTCCAAAGCATGAATTTCCTTGTCCATGGCATCCCTCCACTCAGAAAACTGAACTGCTTGATGAAAAGAAGCAGGATCCGATGGAGTTGAAGACACAGCCATGACAAAGGAATGGAAAACAGGACCAAGATGAGAGTAACACAAATTCTGAGAAACATCATATGGCAATCCAGAAGCAAGTTTAGTACTCACAGATTTACAAGAGTAAGCAGAAAGGTAAGAAGGAGGATGATGGTTTCTAACAGATCTTCTAAGCAAAGGAGGATCAAGTGTTGAGGGTGCATCTGCAGAAACtaaaagaggagaagaagaggaaagaggTGAAGGTAAATGATCATCTAAAGGAATATCTAAAGGAAGAGTGGAAGAAGAATCTGGGAGAATAGAATCAGTAGAGATAGTAGTGGAAGATGAACTAGGAGAAGGATCACAATGAGAAACCCAAGCAGGAGTGGAGACAGAAACAGAATCAGAAGCAAAATGAGGAAATACAAAATCATTGAGGTATGAAGCAGAAGGCTGAGAAGTAGtattataaggaaaaatatGCTCATAAAAGATGACATCCCTAGAGATAAAAGTAGAATTAGAATCCAGGTCTAAAACCTTGTAACCCTTAATGCCAAAAGGATAGCCTAGAAACACACATTTCTTAGCCCTAGGTGCAAACTTGTGCCTATTATGAGAAAGAGTGGAAGCAAAACATAAACAACCAAAACTCTTTAAGTGAGCATAGGTAGGAACAGACTTGAAAAGTAACTCATAAGGACTTTTATTACCTAAAGACTTGGAAGGAATTCTGTTAAGTAAGTAAACAGCAGTTAAAACACAATCACCCCAGAAACATAAAGGAACTTGAGATTGAAATTTCAAAGCTCTTGCAACATTAAGGATGTGTTGATGCTTCCTCTCAACAATGCCATTTTGTTGGGGAGTATCAACACAAGATAACTGATGCATAATACCATTGGAatgaaaaaaatcttttaaaaagaaCTTAGTACCATTATCACTTCTAATGATTTGAATATGACTGTTGAATTGAGTTTTAACCATGGCAGCAAATTGAGGAAGGAAAACTTGAGTGtcagatttatttttaagaagataaacccaagtacatCTTGTAAAATCATCCACAATGGTTAAGAAAAAACGAAATCCATCAAGAGTACATGTACCAAAAGGACCCCATAGGTCACAATGAACAAGTTCAAAAGGTCTAGTGGATACATGAACACTAGACGAAAAAGAAAGCCTTTTCTGTTTAGAATAGTGACAAATATCACAACAGAATGTTTTATTCTGAACAGCAACATCTATAACACCTTGTAACAAAGAAAACTTGGAAAAAGAAGGATGACCTAGTCTATTGTGCCATAATTCGATGAAGAACAGCCATCAAGAATAAAGAGCAAGAGAAGTGTGTGAAGAAACAAAGCATGTGAGAGGCGTAGTCTTGCGGCAAATACATGTACCATTGCATTCTTTACCCCGGACCTAATCGTGCTCCAAAACGAGCAAGGTCCTGGATAAAGCAACAATTCCCAAGAAATATAAGACAACAATGAAGGTTCTTGGTGAGCTATTACgtaaaatcaaattaaaactgAAAGAGGGAACACATAAAACATCAGTAAGTGTAAGTGTAGAAGAAATCTGCACTGTGCCTATGTGTGTTACTAAAACTTCCTCCCCATTTGGCAAATAGACACAAGATTGAACCATGGAAGTAATGGTAGTAAGCTGAGAGACAGAATGGACCATATGATCCGTAGCTCCAGTATCTATGATCCAATCATTAGATTTGTATGCATGCCTATTGACAATTTGAGCAGAAAAAATGGAATGGGAAAAATCTGGTGGTATCCAATGAGGATTACCTGAAAAATTGGAAGGGCAAGAAGGTGAAGTGGAGCTAGAAGCTGTAAGG
This genomic stretch from Castanea sativa cultivar Marrone di Chiusa Pesio chromosome 1, ASM4071231v1 harbors:
- the LOC142628589 gene encoding uncharacterized protein LOC142628589 is translated as MEEDSDSDNDFDEINSSSREGVVKFKLSKETKRRIRGPWAKAIIVKLVGKTVGLNFMQSKLNQIWRPEGRLDCVDLTYGFFLVKFYSKDDLEKVIKRGPWFIGNHFLSLRPWEPFFKPSSTTMSSVAIWIRLNELPIELYETEVLKDIGEAIGKVLRIDSHIAMEARGRVGHKVDSCPYTICKEKEPLAPTEEVQGAQANINGAGQPNDMHNACEETDKDGWCMGLG